One genomic window of Magnolia sinica isolate HGM2019 chromosome 3, MsV1, whole genome shotgun sequence includes the following:
- the LOC131238830 gene encoding uncharacterized protein LOC131238830: MEAQLEELQNQIKSMHRDHQTQAPVVVEAMIEETEPPFTSEIMDTTMPSRFRMPPSFNIRSILHNPHRGCEKLVPTTQVEVNRHFAKLSRAFLTQFIIRKKSRKSSTYLLTLKQKSGELLKDYISRFNEEALQVDDYSDKISLTTIINRLKDGSFLFSIRKNPSTTLKDLINRAQKYINVEEFFSLRKSTQGSEHSSKDKKCKDASFQPSTSKKMSDEDGSLGQRPSRKSESRFSSYTPLNTSPEKILLDIRDKKLLHWPSCMKTEAGQRDKRRYCRFHHDHGHNTSDCVDLKEEIETLIRKCHLHQYIKKGERLGKTSNRAKLQMMHKNVFAWSHQDMSGITPEVMVHKLNVDSEHMLVKQKRRAFESERYAAITEEVAKLLDAGFIEEVHCLDWITNVVLIKKANEKWRVCVDYSDLNKACPKDSFPLSRINQLVDNTAGHELLTFMDVYSGYNQIIMHSSDKQKTTFVTDKGLYCYQVMPFGLKNARVTYQRLVNKMLTQQIGKTMKVYVDDMLVKSIISADHTSNLAETFSIIQEYQIRLNPTKYVFNVGFR; the protein is encoded by the exons ATGGAAGCTCAACTTGAAGAGCTTCAAAACCAGATCAAGAGCATGCACCGGGATCACCAGACGCAGGCTCCAGTTGTAGTAGAAGCAATGATAGAGGAGACCGAGCCTCCGTTTACTAGTGAAATCATGGACACAACAATGCCTTCAAGGTTCAGGATGCCTCCATCATTTAATATTCGG AGCATTCTCCATAACCCTCACAGGGGCTGCGAGAAGCTGGTACCGACAACTCAAGTCGAAGTTAATCGGCATTTTGCCAAGCTCAGTAGAGCTTTCTTGACGCAATTTATCATCAGGAAGAAGAGTCGAAAGTCGTCAACTTATCTACTCACGCTCAAACAAAAAAGCGGAGAATTGCTGAAGGACTACATTTCTCGATTCAACGAGGAGGCTTTGCAGGTCGATGATTACTCCGACAAGATTTCTTTAACCACAATAATCAACAGACTTAAAGATGGGAGTTTCCTCTTCTCGATAAGGAAGAACCCCTCGACCACTCTGAAAGATCTCATAAATCGAGCCCAGAAGTATATTAACGTCGAGGAGTTCTTTAGCTTGCGAAAAAGTACCCAAGGCTCGGAGCATTCATCTAAAGACAAGAAGTGCAAGGATGCCTCATTTCAACCTAGCACGAGCAAGAAAATGTCAGATGAGGATGGATCCCTTGGCCAAAGGCCGAGTAGAAAATCCGAAAGCCGATTCAGCTCATATACTCCTCTCAATACATCTCCAGAGAAGATCCTGTTGGATATCCGAGATAAAAAGTTATTACATTGGCCGAGCTGCATGAAGACGGAAGCAGGCCAGCGAGACAAACGCAGATATTGTCGCTTTCATCACGACCATGGGCATAACACCAGTGATTGCGTGGACTTGAAGGAGGAGATCGAGACCCTCATCCGCAAATGTCACTTGCATCAGTacataaaaaaaggagagaggcTTGGAAAGACGAGCAACCGGGCAAAGCTACAGATGATG CACAAAAatgtcttcgcatggtcccaCCAAGACATGTCGGGCATCACTCCTGAAGTTATGGTCCACAAGCTAAATGTGGATTCGGAACACATGCTAGTCAAGCAGAAGAGAAGAGCTTTCGAGTCGGAGAGATACGCGGCAATCACCGAGGAGGTTGCAAAACTCCTCGACGCTGGCTTCATAGAAGAGGTCCACTGCCTGGACTGGATCACCAATGTTGTGCTCATCAAAAAGGCCAATGAAAAGTGGCGAGTTTGTGTAGATTACTCCGACCTCAACAAGGCTTGCCCCAAGGATAGTTTTCCTCTCTCGAGGATCAACCAATTGGTCGATAACACAGCCGGGCACGAGCTCCTAACGTTTATGGATGTATACTCTGGTTATAACCAGATAATTATGCACTCCTCGGACAAACAGAAGACGACATTTGTCACTGATAAAGGACTCTATTGCTATCAGGTCATGCCCTTCGGGTTAAAGAATGCAAGGGTAACCTATCAACGATTGGTGAATAAGATGTTAACCCAACAAATCGGTAAGACTATGAAAGTTTATGTCGATGACATGCTGGTGAAAAGCATCATATCAGCCGACCACACCTCGAATCTGGCCGAGACCTTCTCTATCATTCAGGAGTACCAAATTAGATTGAACCCGACCAAATATGTGTTCAATGTGGGGTTCAGGTAA